One stretch of Arachis duranensis cultivar V14167 chromosome 1, aradu.V14167.gnm2.J7QH, whole genome shotgun sequence DNA includes these proteins:
- the LOC107479571 gene encoding cysteine proteinase mucunain: MASTMAFMSSIILFHLLTISSAITTNQQPQQANTMRTDDEVMTMYEEWLVKHQKVYNGLGEKDKRFQVFKDNLGFIDEHNTHKNTTYKLGLNRFADLTNEEYRAMYLGTKSDPNRRIIKAKISAGNRYAYSARDRLPLHVDWRSKGALAPVKDQGSCGSCWAFSTIAAVESINKIVTGKLVSLSEQELVDCDKAFNEGCNGGLMDYAFQFIIANGGIDTEQHYPYKGIDGTCDPTRKNAKVVSIDGYEDVPVNDEKALKKAVAHQPVSVAIEASGRALQLYDSGVFTGRCGTSLDHGVVVVGYGTENGVDYWLVRNSWGKNWGEDGYFKLQRNVRGTNTGKCGIAMEASYPVKNGANAASERTGGSVSSA, translated from the exons ATGGCTTCAACGATGGCTTTTATGTCCTCCATTATTCTCTTTCATCTCTTGACAATCTCATCAGCCATCACCACCAACCAGCAGCCACAACAAGCGAACACGATGAGAACCGACGATGAAGTCATGACCATGTACGAGGAATGGTTGGTGAAGCACCAAAAGGTGTACAATGGATTGGGAGAGAAAGACAAGAGGTTCCAAGTTTTTAAGGATAACTTGGGTTTCATTGATGAACACAACACACACAAAAACACAACATACAAACTTGGGTTGAATAGGTTCGCTGATTTGACGAATGAAGAGTACAGAGCAATGTATTTGGGGACAAAGAGTGATCCCAACCGCAGGATCATCAAGGCCAAGATCAGCGCCGGCAACCGTTACGCTTATAGCGCACGTGACCGGTTGCCGCTGCACGTGGATTGGAGGTCCAAAGGTGCACTTGCACCCGTCAAGGATCAGGGAAGCTGTG GAAGTTGTTGGGCATTCTCAACAATAGCTGCAGTGGAATCCATAAATAAGATAGTAACAGGGAAGCTTGTGAGTTTGTCAGAACAAGAACTTGTTGACTGTGACAAAGCATTCAACGAAGGCTGCAATGGTGGTCTCATGGACTATGCCTTCCAATTCATCATTGCAAACGGTGGCATAGACACCGAGCAACACTATCCATACAAGGGCATCGATGGCACATGTGATCCAACTAGA AAGAATGCTAAGGTAGTGAGCATCGATGGGTACGAGGATGTTCCGGTGAATGATGAGAAGGCTTTGAAGAAAGCTGTTGCTCATCAGCCTGTCAGCGTTGCTATTGAAGCCTCTGGCAGGGCCTTGCAACTCTACGACTCA GGTGTGTTTACGGGTAGATGTGGAACAAGTTTAGATCATGGTGTGGTTGTAGTTGGGTATGGAACCGAAAATGGTGTAGACTATTGGCTTGTGAGGAACTCATGGGGCAAGAATTGGGGCGAGGATGGTTACTTCAAGTTGCAGCGTAACGTCAGAGGCACCAATACTGGCAAATGTGGAATCGCCATGGAAGCCTCATACCCGGTAAAGAATGGCGCAAACGCCGCTTCGGAGAGAACTGGAGGGAGTGTTAGCAGCGCTTGA